From a region of the Tursiops truncatus isolate mTurTru1 chromosome 13, mTurTru1.mat.Y, whole genome shotgun sequence genome:
- the YWHAH gene encoding 14-3-3 protein eta isoform X1: MGDREQLLQRARLAEQAERYDDMASAMKAVTELNEPLSNEDRNLLSVAYKNVVGARRSSWRVISSIEQKTTADGNEKKLEKVKAYREKIEKELETVCNDVLALLDKFLIKNCNDFQYESKVFYLKMKGDYYRYLAEVASGEKKNSVVEASEAAYKEAFEISKEHMQPTHPIRLGLALNFSVFYYEIQNAPEQACLLAKQAFDDAIAELDTLNEDSYKDSTLIMQLLRDNLTLWTSDQQDEEAGEGN; the protein is encoded by the exons ATGGGGGACCGCGAGCAGCTCCTTCAGCGGGCGCGGCTGGCCGAGCAGGCGGAGCGCTACGACGACATGGCCTCCGCCATGAAGGCG GTGACCGAGCTCAACGAACCTCTCTCCAATGAAGACCGAAACCTCCTCTCTGTGGCCTACAAGAATGTGGTCGGTGCCCGGCGGTCTTCCTGGAGGGTCATCAGCAGCATCGAGCAGAAAACCACGGCTGACGGGAATGAGAAGAAGCTGGAGAAGGTTAAGGCTTACCGGGAGAAGATCGAGAAGGAGCTGGAAACAGTGTGCAATGACGTGCTGGCCCTGCTGGACAAGTTCCTCATCAAGAACTGCAATGACTTCCAGTATGAGAGCAAGGTCTTCTACCTGAAGATGAAGGGCGACTACTACCGCTACCTGGCAGAGGTGGCTTCTGGCGAGAAGAAAAACAGTGTGGTCGAAGCTTCAGAGGCAGCCTACAAGGAAGCCTTCGAAATCAGCAAGGAGCACATGCAGCCAACACACCCCATCCGGCTGGGCCTGGCCCTCAACTTCTCCGTGTTCTACTACGAGATCCAGAATGCGCCCGAGCAGGCCTGCCTCTTAGCCAAACAAGCCTTTGATGACGCCATAGCCGAGCTGGACACACTAAACGAGGATTCCTATAAGGACTCCACGCTCATCATGCAGCTGCTGCGAGACAACCTCACCCTCTGGACGAGCGACCAGCAGGACGAGGAAGCCGGAGAAGGCAACTGA
- the YWHAH gene encoding 14-3-3 protein eta isoform X2, whose product MVTELNEPLSNEDRNLLSVAYKNVVGARRSSWRVISSIEQKTTADGNEKKLEKVKAYREKIEKELETVCNDVLALLDKFLIKNCNDFQYESKVFYLKMKGDYYRYLAEVASGEKKNSVVEASEAAYKEAFEISKEHMQPTHPIRLGLALNFSVFYYEIQNAPEQACLLAKQAFDDAIAELDTLNEDSYKDSTLIMQLLRDNLTLWTSDQQDEEAGEGN is encoded by the exons ATG GTGACCGAGCTCAACGAACCTCTCTCCAATGAAGACCGAAACCTCCTCTCTGTGGCCTACAAGAATGTGGTCGGTGCCCGGCGGTCTTCCTGGAGGGTCATCAGCAGCATCGAGCAGAAAACCACGGCTGACGGGAATGAGAAGAAGCTGGAGAAGGTTAAGGCTTACCGGGAGAAGATCGAGAAGGAGCTGGAAACAGTGTGCAATGACGTGCTGGCCCTGCTGGACAAGTTCCTCATCAAGAACTGCAATGACTTCCAGTATGAGAGCAAGGTCTTCTACCTGAAGATGAAGGGCGACTACTACCGCTACCTGGCAGAGGTGGCTTCTGGCGAGAAGAAAAACAGTGTGGTCGAAGCTTCAGAGGCAGCCTACAAGGAAGCCTTCGAAATCAGCAAGGAGCACATGCAGCCAACACACCCCATCCGGCTGGGCCTGGCCCTCAACTTCTCCGTGTTCTACTACGAGATCCAGAATGCGCCCGAGCAGGCCTGCCTCTTAGCCAAACAAGCCTTTGATGACGCCATAGCCGAGCTGGACACACTAAACGAGGATTCCTATAAGGACTCCACGCTCATCATGCAGCTGCTGCGAGACAACCTCACCCTCTGGACGAGCGACCAGCAGGACGAGGAAGCCGGAGAAGGCAACTGA